In Candidatus Methylomirabilota bacterium, the DNA window CGGGCCTCGAGGGCCTGGAACACCACCCGCTCGAACAGGAGCCCGAGCCCGCCGATGACGACCAGGACGCCCAGCATCACGTCGGTGTTGAGGAACTCCTTGGCATCGAAGATCACCCAGCCGAGCCCCCAGGCGCTGGCCGCGATCATCTCGCCGCCGACCACCGCGATCCAGGACCGGGCAAAGGCCTGCCGGAGTCCCGTGATCACGAGCGGCAGCGCGCCGGGCAGGACGACCTTGCGGAACAGGGCCTGATCGTCGGCGCCCATCGCCGAAGCGGCCCGGAGCCAGAGCCGGTTGATCGACCGGACTCCGGTCCACGTGTTGTACATCAGGGGAAACGTGGCGGCGTAGAAGACGAGCATGATCGTCGCCGTGTTCCCCAGCCCGAACCAGAGGATGAACAGCGGCACCCAGGCGAGCGACGGGATCGGCATGAGCACGCTCAGGAGCGGCAGGAAGAACCGCTCGGCCGGACGCCACCGGCCCATCAGCAGGCCGAGCGGAATGCCGACCAGCGCCGCCAGGGCGAGCCCCGACAGCACGCGGTAGAGGGTGAAGAGCGCGTGGCCGAAGAGCGAGCCGTCCAGGACCATCCGGAGGAGGGCGCCGGCGATCGTCTCCACGGTGGGGGTGAGGGCCGGGGCGAAGAGCCGGCTGCGGGCGAAGGCCTCCCACGCCAGGCCGAGGAGCACCACCCCGGCTGCGCCCCGCGCGATGCGTCGCCAGGCGCGGGTCACGCTTCCATCATTCCCCATCGGACGACCGTGAAGCGCTCGAGCCGCTCGAAGACGACCCGCTCCAGCAGGAATCCGATGATCCCGATCACGGCGATCCCGGCCAGCATGACGTCGGTGTTGAGGAACTCGCGGGCGCCGAAGATGAGCCAGCCGAGCCCGCGGGGCACCGAGGTGAGCATCTCGGCCGCCACCAGCACCCGCCAGGCCCGGGCCAGGGCCAGCCGGAGCCCCGTCAGGATGTACGGCAGGGCACCGGGCAGGATCACCTTGCGGAAGAGCTGGTGCTCCGGCGCCCCCATGGCTTCGGCCGCCCGGATCCAGATGTCCTTCACCGCCTTCACGCCCGTCCAGGTATTGATGGCCGCCGGGAAGGCGGCGGCGACCGCGACCAGCAGCACCGCCGGAAGATTGCCGAGGCCGAACCACAGGATGAAGAGGGGCGCGTAGGCCAACCCCGGGATCGGGCTGCCGATGCTCACCAGCGGCAACAGGACGTCTTCGGCCCAGCGGTAGCGGCCCATCGCGATCCCGACCGCGACCCCCAGGATGGCGGCCAGGGCGAACCCGAGTCCCAGGCGGATGATCGTCCCCTGGGCGTGCGACAGGAGGACGCCGGAGGCGAGCAGGCCGCCGAAGGTCTGGATGACGGTCCCGAGGCTCGGGAAGAGCTTCGCCGGCAACGGGCCGAACGCGGCAAAGAGCTCCCACGCGACGGCCAGGATCGCGAAGGGCAGCAGGAACTCACCGGCGGCGCGGAGACGCCCGGCCGCTGCTCGGTCCCGAGACGCGGGCCGCGCGGCGGGCGGCGCGACCGCCTCGACTCCGCGGCTCACTGGATGACGTCATCCGCCCGGAGCAGGATCGACTGCGGGATCATCCCTTCATCGCCTGCTCGAGGAGGTCGCGCCGGAGGGCCCGATCCCAGTCGGGCATGGCCTTGATCCGCCCGGCCTTGAGCAGGCCCTCGGCCTCGGCCACCGCGTAGGCCCGGAAGTCCGGGCCCATCTCCACCTTGACGTCGAAGCGCCCCAGGGCCTTCCGCACCACCGCGGGAGTTACCTTGTAGCCGCGCTCGTTCAGCACCTCCGTCATGATGTCGGCGGCCCGCGGCGGTGTCTCCTGGAACAGCCGGGCGGTGGCGATCCAGGCACGGAGAAACTGCACCGTGGCGTCGCGGCGGCGATCGGGGACCCCCGGACCCGCCGCCAGGACGACGGGAATCGGGTCGTACGTCTCGAAGCTCAGGAGCGACCGGGCCAGGCCCTGCTCCTCGGCGACCGAGATGAAGGGCTCGGTGCTGACGCTGGCCTCCACCTGCTTGGCGACGAGCGCCGCCACCTTGTCCGGCTCCAGCGTGTTGACGGCCTCGTAGCTCCCCGCCGTCAGCCCGAATTTCGGCGCCACCCGCGACTGGAAGACGGCGTCGGTGCTGCTGCCGATCCCGGTGGCGATCTTCTTCCCCCGGAGGTCGGCCACGCTCCGGATCGGCGAGTCGGGCCGGACCAGGACGTGCACGGTCTTGCCGGCGTGACCCGCGAGGGCCACCGCGACGAGGTCACCCTTCTCGGCTCCGAGGAGAAAGGTCGGAACGGCGAAGGTGCCGAAGTCGATCCGCCCGGCCACCATCGCGTCCCGAGTCTGCCGCCCGACCGGCGCCTGGATCCCCTCGACGGTGAGGCCCAGCTTCTCGAAGGCGCCGGACTTCAGCGCGACCACCGACAGGCTCCCCCAGATGTTCACCTGGTAGCCCAGGCGCACCGGGTCGGCCGCCGGCGCCGGCCGGCGACCCAGGACGAGTCCCGCGGCCGCACCCCCCAGCCCGGCCACGAAGGTCCGTCGATCCATGACTCCCTCCTCAGATTCCCAGGTAGCGGGCCTTGATCTCCTCGTTCTCCCAGAGCGCGCCCGGCACGCACGAGTGCACGATCCGGCCCCGCGAGAGGACGTGGACGTGGTCGGTCACGCGGAGCGCCAGCGGGATGTTCTGCTCGACGAGCAGGATCGAGAGTCCCCGCGTCTTGAGGTCGGCGATGACGCGTCCGACCTCCCGGACCAGGAGCGGCGCCAGGCCTTCCGTCGGCTCGTCCATGAGGAGCAGGTCGGGGTTCGACATGAGCGCGCGGGCGATCGCCAGCATCTGCTGCTCGCCGCCGGAGAGCTTGCCGGCCCGACTCTCGGCCCGCTCCCGCAGGCGCGGGAACAATTCCATCACCCGCTCGACGTTCCAGGCGCCGCCGTTTCCCCGGGCGGCCACCGCCAGATTCTCGGTCACGGTGAGCGAGGGGAAGACCCGCCGGCCCTGGGGCACGAGCCCCATCCCCAAGCCGACCGCGCGATAGGAGGGCCAGCCGGTGATGTCCCGCCCCTTGAAGAGCACCTGGCCGGTCCGGGGGGGCGTGAACCCGATGATGGAGCGGATCAGCGTCGTCTTCCCCATGCCGTTCCGTCCGAGGATGCCGACGACCTGGCTCCGGTCGACCCTCAGGGAGACGCCCTGGAGGACGTAGCTGTCGCCGTAGTAGGTGTGGACGTCCCGGACCTCGAGCAGGCCGATCCCTCCTCGCCGCGGGCAGCATAGAATACGGCCGGGCCGACCGCAACGGCTCCGTGCGCGTCGCGGCGGGGCGCTCGCCGGTCGACGAGGTCGGGTTAGCCCACTCCCGGCCGGTGCTCGGTTGGTGGCGGCTCGTACGCGCGGATCGGCGGCAGCGGCCCGGTCCACCGCTCGACCTGGACGAGGGCGTGCTGGCCCGAAGAGCCCTGGGCGAGCTTCGAGGTGCCCCGGTCGAAGGTGAGCACGTTCGGGTTTCCGTGGACGCACATCGCGTCGGGGTCGGCCGGATCGAGCGGATCGTACCAGGCGCCGGTCGAGAGCTGCACGACGCTCGGACGCACCGCGTCGCTCACGACCGCCCCGGCGAGGCAGCTGCCCCGGTCGTTGAACACCCGCACGACGTCCCCGCTCCGGATGCCCCGCCGGCCGGCGTCGGTCGGGTGGATGCGAATCGGCTCCCGCCCTTGCACCTTGGCGGCCTGGCTGAAGGCGCCGACGTCGAGCTGGCTGTGCAGGCGCGTCGTCGGGTTGTTGGCGACGAGGTGGAGCGGGTAGCGCTCCGCCAGCGGCGCGCCGAGCCACTCGGTGGGCTCGAGCCAGGTCGGGTGGCCCGGGCAGTCCTTGTACCCGAACCCGTCGATGGTCGCCGAGAACACCTCGATCCGGCCGCTCGGGGTCCGGAGCGGCGCCCGGTCCGGGTCGGCCCGGAACTCCTCGAGCAAGACCAGGTCGTCGTCCGTGTGCGAGAGCTCGAGGACCCCGGCGGCCCAGAACTCGTCGAATGGCGGCAGTTCCGGCCCGCCACGGTCCACGACCCGCGCCCGCCAGGCGTCGTAGAGGTGTCGCAGCCACGCCGGCTCGTTCCGACCCTCCGTGAAGCGCTCGCCGGCGCCGAGGGCGGCCGCCAGGTCGGCGAAGATGTCGTAGTCGTTCCGGGCCTGGCCGTACGGCTGGATCGCGCGGGACATCGCGATCAGGCACGGATCGTTGGGCGACCCCCCGATGTCGTTTCGCTCCAGCGTCATGGTCGCGGGCAGCACGACGTCGGCATGGCGAGCCATCGGCGTCCAGAACGGGTCGTGGACGACGATCGTGTCGGGCCGGGCGAGGGCGCGGCGCAGGCGTCCCAGGTGCTGGTGATGGTGGAAGGGGTTGCCGCCGCACCAGTAGACGAGTCGGATCTCGGGGTAGACGAGCTGCCGCCCGTCGAAGTCGAACGACTCGCCCGGGTGCAGCAGCATGTCGGCCACCCGAGCCACGGGGATGAAGGCCCGGACCGGATTCTCCCCCTGCGGAAGGGCCGGGGGGCCGACCCGCAGCGGAGGCCGGCCGACGTACCCCAGCGAGCCGTAACCCTGGCCGAAGCCGCCGCCCGGCAGCCCGATCTGGCCGAGCATCGCGGCCAGCGTGACGGCCATCCACGGCGCCTGCTCCCCGTGCTCGACGCGCTGGAGCGAATAGTTCACGTTGATGAGCGTCCGCTTCGCGGCCATCCGCCGGGCCAGCGAGCGGATCGTCCCCGCCGGGATCCCTGACAGGCGCTCGGCCCACTCGGGCGTCTTCGGCCGGCCGTCCTCCGTCCCCCGGAGATAGCCCTCGAAGCGCTCGAAGCCGGCGCAGTACCGCGCGAGGAAGG includes these proteins:
- a CDS encoding ABC transporter permease — translated: MTRAWRRIARGAAGVVLLGLAWEAFARSRLFAPALTPTVETIAGALLRMVLDGSLFGHALFTLYRVLSGLALAALVGIPLGLLMGRWRPAERFFLPLLSVLMPIPSLAWVPLFILWFGLGNTATIMLVFYAATFPLMYNTWTGVRSINRLWLRAASAMGADDQALFRKVVLPGALPLVITGLRQAFARSWIAVVGGEMIAASAWGLGWVIFDAKEFLNTDVMLGVLVVIGGLGLLFERVVFQALEAR
- a CDS encoding ABC transporter permease — protein: MSRGVEAVAPPAARPASRDRAAAGRLRAAGEFLLPFAILAVAWELFAAFGPLPAKLFPSLGTVIQTFGGLLASGVLLSHAQGTIIRLGLGFALAAILGVAVGIAMGRYRWAEDVLLPLVSIGSPIPGLAYAPLFILWFGLGNLPAVLLVAVAAAFPAAINTWTGVKAVKDIWIRAAEAMGAPEHQLFRKVILPGALPYILTGLRLALARAWRVLVAAEMLTSVPRGLGWLIFGAREFLNTDVMLAGIAVIGIIGFLLERVVFERLERFTVVRWGMMEA
- a CDS encoding ABC transporter substrate-binding protein, producing MDRRTFVAGLGGAAAGLVLGRRPAPAADPVRLGYQVNIWGSLSVVALKSGAFEKLGLTVEGIQAPVGRQTRDAMVAGRIDFGTFAVPTFLLGAEKGDLVAVALAGHAGKTVHVLVRPDSPIRSVADLRGKKIATGIGSSTDAVFQSRVAPKFGLTAGSYEAVNTLEPDKVAALVAKQVEASVSTEPFISVAEEQGLARSLLSFETYDPIPVVLAAGPGVPDRRRDATVQFLRAWIATARLFQETPPRAADIMTEVLNERGYKVTPAVVRKALGRFDVKVEMGPDFRAYAVAEAEGLLKAGRIKAMPDWDRALRRDLLEQAMKG
- a CDS encoding ABC transporter ATP-binding protein → MLCCPRRGGIGLLEVRDVHTYYGDSYVLQGVSLRVDRSQVVGILGRNGMGKTTLIRSIIGFTPPRTGQVLFKGRDITGWPSYRAVGLGMGLVPQGRRVFPSLTVTENLAVAARGNGGAWNVERVMELFPRLRERAESRAGKLSGGEQQMLAIARALMSNPDLLLMDEPTEGLAPLLVREVGRVIADLKTRGLSILLVEQNIPLALRVTDHVHVLSRGRIVHSCVPGALWENEEIKARYLGI
- a CDS encoding molybdopterin-dependent oxidoreductase, which produces YADYGGDAVYGGSYGWSSAGRFHHAQSQLHRFLNCLGGYVRAEHTYSNGALTVIMPHVVGSVRGYLDRATAWSVIERHTELFVCFGGIPLKNTMVTPGGASRHPTRDHLRAATARRAEFVLLSPLRDDLPEFVGAEWLPVVPGTDVAVMLALAYALVEEGLHDRAFLARYCAGFERFEGYLRGTEDGRPKTPEWAERLSGIPAGTIRSLARRMAAKRTLINVNYSLQRVEHGEQAPWMAVTLAAMLGQIGLPGGGFGQGYGSLGYVGRPPLRVGPPALPQGENPVRAFIPVARVADMLLHPGESFDFDGRQLVYPEIRLVYWCGGNPFHHHQHLGRLRRALARPDTIVVHDPFWTPMARHADVVLPATMTLERNDIGGSPNDPCLIAMSRAIQPYGQARNDYDIFADLAAALGAGERFTEGRNEPAWLRHLYDAWRARVVDRGGPELPPFDEFWAAGVLELSHTDDDLVLLEEFRADPDRAPLRTPSGRIEVFSATIDGFGYKDCPGHPTWLEPTEWLGAPLAERYPLHLVANNPTTRLHSQLDVGAFSQAAKVQGREPIRIHPTDAGRRGIRSGDVVRVFNDRGSCLAGAVVSDAVRPSVVQLSTGAWYDPLDPADPDAMCVHGNPNVLTFDRGTSKLAQGSSGQHALVQVERWTGPLPPIRAYEPPPTEHRPGVG